One Triticum dicoccoides isolate Atlit2015 ecotype Zavitan chromosome 5B, WEW_v2.0, whole genome shotgun sequence genomic window carries:
- the LOC119312441 gene encoding F-box/FBD/LRR-repeat protein At1g13570-like, with product MAGRTPLTNAGAATEADAHKPDVAMVQLRTYICTELLPAFPALNTRRLTALPSSSGIDRISLLPDALLCNIVSRLPVTDAARTAVLASRWRRVWLSAPLALIDEYLRPSGNPPTVTAAVSQILDAHPGPFRFVHLVRSHMDACQPQLARWLELLATKGVQELVLVNRPWPLEVPLPATLFSVTTLTRLYIGIWKFPDVARLQRGTSFPCLRELGVCTILIKDGDIEALVARSPVLEILNIQGSNKGLRLRLVSQSLRCVQICGSVVEDIAVVKAPCLDRLIVEHPRDSARGLCTRVRIGDCPKLHALGILKAGNHILEIQGTVIVAGIKPSPSTMVMNVKILSLNVCFGDHDNIKMLTAFLRCFPNLETLHIMSAKGVYQAGNVRLNLRFWESAKPTKSVEFSIKVISFCEFRGELGEAAFLKFFFRSARALESAMITMRSGSFSTDELSSRVKQVSQKMVSKSCKMIVLGSDGPEGGRPWSFKRGTDYCFKDPFSAVEWVG from the exons ATGGCCGGGCGGACACCACTCACCAACGCGGGTGCCGCGACGGAGGCCGACGCGCACAAGCCGGACGTGGCCATGGTGCAGCTGCGCACCTACATCTGCACCGAGCTACTCCCCGCCTTCCCCGCCCTCAACACCAGGCGGCTCAccgccctcccctcctcctccggcaTCGACCGCATCagcctcctccccgacgcgctcctgtGCAACATCGTCTCCCGCCTCCCCGTCACGGACGCCGCGCGCACCGCCGTTCTCGCCTCGCGCTGGCGCCGGGTCTGGCTATCCGCCCCCCTCGCGCTAATCGACGAATACCTCCGCCCCAGCGGCAACCCGCCGACCGTCACCGCCGCCGTGTCGCAAATCCTTGATGCACACCCGGGACCCTTCCGCTTTGTCCACCTCGTCCGCAGCCACATGGACGCGTGCCAGCCCCAGCTCGCGCGCTGGCTCGAGCTCCTCGCCACCAAGGGCGTCCAAGAGCTCGTCCTTGTGAATCGCCCGTGGCCACTCGAGGTACCCCTCCCCGCCACGCTCTTCAGCGTCACCACCCTCACCCGCCTCTACATCGGCATCTGGAAATTTCCGGACGTGGCCAGATTACAGCGTGGCACCTCCTTCCCATGCCTTCGTGAGCTCGGTGTCTGCACCATCCTCATTAAGGACGGAGACATCGAGGCCCTGGTCGCTAGGAGCCCCGTCTTGGAGATTCTGAACATCCAAGGAAGCAACAAAGGGCTGCGCCTTCGCCTCGTCAGCCAGAGCCTCCGGTGCGTGCAAATCTGTGGCTCTGTTGTAGAGGACATTGCCGTGGTGAAGGCTCCATGCCTTGACCGGCTCATCGTGGAGCATCCTAGGGACAGTGCCCGTGGTCTGTGTACCAGGGTCAGGATTGGTGACTGCCCCAAGTTGCACGCATTAGGAATTTTGAAGGCAGGAAATCACATCCTAGAGATCCAAGGCACCGTCATCGTG GCTGGGATAAAGCCAAGCCCAAGCACCATGGTGATGAACGTCAAGATCCTGAGTTTGAATGTGTGTTTCGGAGACCACGATAACATTAAGATGCTGACTGCCTTTCTCAGATGCTTTCCCAATCTGGAGACGCTGCATATCATG TCCGCAAAAGGTGTCTATCAAGCTGGCAATGTCAGGCTCAATCTCAGGTTCTGGGAGTCGGCCAAGCCCACCAAAAGTGTCGAGTTCTCCATCAAGGTGATATCTTTCTGTGAATTTCGAGGGGAGCTAGGTGAGGCTGCTTTCCTGAAGTTCTTCTTTCGTAGTGCGAGGGCTCTTGAGAGTGCAATGATTACAATGCGCTCTGGATCATTTTCTACGGATGAGCTATCTTCTAGAGTGAAACAAGTGTCTCAAAAGATGGTGAGTAAATCATGCAAAATGATTGTTCTTGGGAGTGATGGCCCTGAAGGAGGCAGGCCTTGGAGCTTCAAAAGAGGAACCGATTACTGCTTCAAGGACCCTTTCTCAGCTGTGGAATGGGTCGGTTAA